From the genome of Maribacter algicola, one region includes:
- a CDS encoding acyltransferase family protein — MTTERRYDIDWLRVVAIGLLLIYHIAIIFQPWAMLIGFIKSDESLEGLWKPMTMLNVWRIPLLFYVSGMGLYFAMRKRNWRQLILERTKRILLPYLFGIVAITTMHMFIFQLYYNMPLGYFPHQGHLWFLGNIFLYVLILLPFFYYLKKDGNGKIKRMLSSLMGHPGGPLLISLFFVLEVVLVKPQLFALYAQTWHGFFNGLLAFLFGYLFVYSGNIFWQTVLKWRWLYIGLAAVLFGIRYFIYATEAPGYLTAMESNCWIFGVFGLGYKYLNRPSKTLSYLSQAAYPVYIIHMFALYAGALLILPLEIPTLLKFIAIVAFTGVGCFIVYEFVLRRIVFLRPFFGLKWTYKKN, encoded by the coding sequence TGACAACTGAAAGAAGATACGATATCGATTGGCTACGGGTTGTAGCTATAGGCTTGCTACTCATCTATCATATAGCCATTATATTTCAACCCTGGGCCATGTTAATAGGCTTTATAAAGAGTGATGAATCCCTAGAGGGTTTATGGAAACCGATGACCATGCTTAACGTCTGGCGAATCCCATTGCTATTTTACGTATCGGGAATGGGACTTTACTTTGCCATGCGTAAACGAAATTGGAGACAATTGATTTTGGAGCGCACAAAGCGGATTCTCTTGCCCTACCTATTTGGTATTGTTGCCATTACCACCATGCACATGTTCATTTTTCAGCTATACTATAATATGCCATTAGGTTATTTTCCCCATCAAGGCCATTTATGGTTCTTGGGGAATATCTTTTTGTACGTACTTATACTCTTACCGTTTTTTTACTACCTGAAAAAGGATGGAAACGGTAAAATAAAAAGGATGTTATCGTCTCTCATGGGCCATCCCGGTGGCCCTTTGTTGATATCCCTATTTTTTGTCCTAGAAGTTGTGTTGGTAAAACCCCAGCTATTTGCTTTATATGCCCAGACATGGCACGGCTTTTTTAATGGGCTTCTTGCCTTTTTATTCGGCTATCTTTTTGTGTACAGTGGTAATATATTCTGGCAGACCGTTTTAAAATGGAGATGGTTATATATTGGTTTGGCCGCTGTTTTGTTCGGCATCCGATATTTTATATATGCTACGGAAGCGCCAGGTTATCTGACGGCCATGGAATCTAATTGTTGGATTTTCGGGGTTTTCGGTCTCGGGTACAAATATTTGAACCGGCCAAGTAAAACACTAAGTTACTTGAGCCAGGCAGCATACCCTGTATATATCATTCACATGTTTGCTTTATATGCAGGAGCACTGCTCATATTACCATTGGAGATACCAACCTTATTGAAATTCATAGCTATTGTAGCTTTTACTGGTGTAGGTTGCTTTATCGTTTATGAGTTTGTTCTTAGAAGGATTGTTTTTTTAAGGCCTTTTTTCGGATTGAAATGGACCTACAAAAAAAATTAA
- a CDS encoding DUF6090 family protein gives MKIFRKIRKKFLSDNNFSKYFIYAIGEIVLVVIGILIALQINNWNQAKKDNNALKEYLVKIKSHTIEDLYKLDSVTRGRTQIAQLCIKARRSILDKTEDENLILFMSSGFAFADINFKPNTGGYEALKNSIYFGKINNTPLDSLLTRYHSLIEEIAASEKSYNDYAKSQQAYLSTQFDRSLMLAYAFVPPDSLKLRATTQAEYFEDFDAYTSAAPYRNVISLAAWQFDTMVALYGQLKDLGENVIEEINTITND, from the coding sequence ATGAAAATCTTTAGAAAGATTCGTAAAAAATTCCTTTCAGATAATAACTTCAGTAAATATTTCATTTACGCCATTGGCGAAATTGTTCTGGTCGTCATAGGTATATTGATTGCCTTACAAATCAATAATTGGAACCAAGCTAAAAAGGATAACAATGCTTTAAAAGAGTATTTGGTTAAAATCAAGTCACATACCATAGAAGACCTTTATAAACTGGACTCGGTAACAAGGGGTAGAACACAAATTGCCCAGCTTTGTATAAAGGCCCGTAGAAGCATCTTGGATAAGACAGAAGACGAAAACCTTATTCTTTTTATGTCCAGTGGGTTCGCCTTTGCAGATATAAATTTTAAACCGAATACGGGAGGGTATGAGGCATTAAAAAATTCCATCTATTTTGGTAAAATCAACAATACGCCATTGGATTCACTCTTGACCAGATATCACAGTTTAATTGAGGAAATTGCAGCAAGCGAAAAGAGTTATAATGACTATGCAAAAAGTCAGCAGGCGTATCTTTCCACTCAGTTCGATAGGTCTTTGATGCTCGCTTATGCCTTTGTACCTCCAGATTCCCTAAAACTAAGAGCGACAACGCAAGCGGAGTATTTTGAGGATTTTGACGCATATACATCGGCTGCCCCCTATCGAAACGTCATTAGTTTAGCAGCCTGGCAGTTTGATACCATGGTTGCTTTGTATGGTCAATTAAAGGATTTAGGCGAAAACGTCATCGAAGAAATAAATACAATTACTAATGATTAA
- a CDS encoding serine hydrolase domain-containing protein, with protein MKKRKTKQILRILFILVSIGSLYFVPWILVKAWILPLPDNVQEQVDEAIGHGFDGMIVYVDKAGEPPAFYAGGWKDRENKIPADPKALFKIASISKLYVAVAITKLAHNKQLSLEDTLADYFPELVGRIENAEKITLRSMVQHRSGIPNFTDNPTYWENEQENGKKALEFALDLPANFEPDEDYGYSNTNYLLLRQIIEKVIGYSHEEYIKEKILIPLGLKKTFFSLKEVNLNDVMSGYYVGIDKDFKTNENGMLATAEDVGIFLRALNDGSVFEEGEQEIYSTIYEYEHGGLVVGYQSLAEYHEDIDTVVVQFINTTDFEGYEWNLSEIVINRIVKILRRKENP; from the coding sequence ATGAAAAAGCGAAAAACAAAACAAATACTCAGAATCCTATTCATTTTGGTAAGCATTGGCTCTTTGTACTTTGTGCCATGGATATTGGTAAAGGCGTGGATTTTACCCTTGCCCGATAACGTCCAAGAACAAGTGGACGAAGCCATCGGCCACGGATTTGATGGTATGATCGTTTATGTGGATAAAGCAGGAGAACCTCCAGCATTTTATGCGGGCGGCTGGAAAGACCGCGAAAACAAAATACCTGCCGACCCAAAAGCTCTATTCAAAATTGCCAGTATCAGCAAATTGTATGTTGCGGTTGCCATCACCAAGTTGGCCCATAATAAACAACTATCCTTAGAGGATACGCTTGCCGATTACTTTCCTGAACTTGTGGGGAGAATTGAAAACGCGGAAAAGATAACCCTTCGATCAATGGTACAACATCGAAGTGGTATTCCCAATTTTACCGACAATCCTACATATTGGGAAAACGAACAGGAAAATGGTAAAAAGGCACTAGAATTCGCTCTTGATTTACCTGCCAATTTTGAACCCGACGAAGACTATGGCTATTCAAACACGAATTATTTATTGCTACGTCAAATCATCGAAAAAGTGATAGGGTATAGTCATGAAGAGTATATCAAGGAGAAAATCCTGATTCCCCTTGGACTAAAAAAAACATTCTTTTCACTTAAAGAAGTGAATTTGAATGATGTGATGAGCGGCTATTATGTAGGCATTGACAAAGATTTTAAGACCAATGAAAACGGAATGTTGGCTACGGCCGAAGACGTTGGCATCTTTCTTAGGGCATTGAACGATGGTTCTGTATTTGAAGAAGGCGAACAGGAGATTTATTCCACCATTTATGAGTATGAACATGGGGGTCTGGTAGTAGGTTATCAGAGTCTCGCAGAATACCATGAAGACATCGATACCGTGGTCGTTCAATTCATTAATACAACCGATTTTGAGGGCTACGAATGGAATTTATCGGAAATCGTGATCAATCGTATTGTAAAAATATTGAGGCGTAAAGAAAACCCATGA
- a CDS encoding DUF4386 domain-containing protein yields the protein MIVTTEQKQLIKTARITGVWYLMMAISGILGFMVFHSQIFVSGNPEQTLANLVELESTARIRLLLEFTIVISQALTAVWFFKLFKGDYEWEAWTLGIWGIVNALAIMISAISIASAIGIANSDISVMQDKIVLIEVLQNIISNAWGIGGLFFGLWLFPMGYIIIKSKRMPAWLGRVIILGGLGYLVSTVIHYAGIDFSFNRFLTLPATIGEFWMIGYLLIFGIRPSNEQN from the coding sequence ATGATTGTAACTACAGAACAAAAACAACTGATTAAAACTGCACGAATCACTGGCGTGTGGTATTTAATGATGGCTATTTCAGGAATTTTAGGGTTTATGGTCTTTCATTCTCAAATATTTGTGTCTGGAAACCCCGAACAGACGCTAGCGAATTTAGTAGAATTAGAATCTACAGCAAGAATTAGGTTGCTATTAGAGTTCACTATCGTAATATCCCAGGCCCTTACTGCAGTTTGGTTTTTCAAATTATTTAAAGGTGATTATGAATGGGAAGCTTGGACTCTGGGTATTTGGGGAATTGTAAACGCTTTAGCCATTATGATAAGCGCAATTTCAATCGCCTCCGCAATAGGTATTGCCAATTCTGATATAAGTGTTATGCAAGATAAAATTGTACTTATTGAGGTTTTACAAAATATAATTTCAAATGCTTGGGGTATTGGTGGTCTATTCTTTGGGCTTTGGCTGTTTCCCATGGGATATATAATCATCAAATCCAAAAGAATGCCTGCCTGGTTGGGAAGAGTTATTATTTTAGGAGGACTAGGCTATCTAGTTTCTACTGTTATACACTACGCCGGTATTGATTTTAGCTTCAATAGATTTCTCACGCTACCCGCAACCATTGGAGAATTTTGGATGATCGGCTATCTACTAATATTTGGGATTAGACCTAGTAATGAGCAAAATTAG
- a CDS encoding vanadium-dependent haloperoxidase encodes MKKLVLFICGTLIIMGCREYKKDMVISYDQQPVGVQNIAYKWGEMALIATARDTEKFKPRPTITSRYLGLIFVSVFDAWSRYDEKAIPVYLTGVDRRPIEEQNLKNKEIAISYAAYRTMNEYYYSDTVLLKNFMKKLGLDPSNETLDPNTPEGIGNLAAKAIIEARKGDGSNQYGEEPGSNGEPYFNYVGYEPVNSADENVDPNRWQPKYFSDGNGGRYAPGCLTPFWDKVSPIAIKSADQFRPGPPPLMGSEQLENELKEVVEMQANLTDYQKALVEFMRDGPQSVQQAGHWLSFAQEISKRDSHTLDDDVKMYFYNQVVAMDAFIASWDAKMFYDFARPYALVHKYYGNQKITAWGGEGKGMIEMKGNAWRPYSPEVFLCPPFPSYVSGHSTISGGCAEALKIWTGSDEFGATATLVSGAMTEPNNLGDTVTLHFPTFTEAAEMAGLSRVLGGYHIQADNVAGLELGRNVAREAWSFYEEHIGNH; translated from the coding sequence ATGAAAAAATTAGTCCTGTTCATTTGTGGTACCCTTATCATTATGGGTTGTAGGGAGTATAAAAAGGATATGGTTATATCATATGACCAACAACCTGTGGGGGTACAAAATATCGCCTATAAATGGGGTGAAATGGCACTTATCGCTACGGCTCGTGATACCGAAAAATTTAAACCAAGGCCAACAATTACCTCAAGGTACCTGGGCCTGATTTTTGTCTCTGTCTTTGATGCTTGGTCTCGCTATGATGAAAAAGCAATTCCCGTTTATCTCACGGGAGTTGATCGCAGGCCCATAGAAGAACAAAATCTTAAGAATAAGGAAATAGCTATAAGTTATGCGGCGTACAGAACTATGAACGAGTATTACTATTCGGATACAGTGCTATTGAAAAATTTTATGAAAAAGCTTGGGTTAGACCCGTCAAATGAGACTTTGGACCCAAATACCCCTGAAGGTATTGGGAATTTAGCGGCCAAGGCTATAATAGAGGCTAGGAAAGGAGATGGTTCCAACCAATATGGAGAAGAGCCTGGCTCTAATGGTGAGCCCTATTTTAATTATGTTGGTTACGAACCTGTAAATTCAGCAGATGAAAATGTTGATCCCAATAGATGGCAACCCAAATATTTCTCGGATGGAAATGGAGGTAGATACGCCCCTGGATGTTTAACGCCCTTCTGGGATAAAGTAAGTCCGATCGCCATAAAATCTGCAGATCAATTTCGTCCTGGTCCACCGCCCTTAATGGGCTCTGAGCAATTGGAAAATGAATTAAAGGAGGTTGTTGAGATGCAAGCTAATTTGACTGATTATCAGAAGGCCTTGGTGGAATTTATGAGGGATGGGCCACAATCTGTTCAGCAAGCTGGACATTGGCTTAGTTTTGCCCAAGAAATATCCAAGAGAGATAGTCATACCCTTGATGATGATGTGAAAATGTATTTTTATAACCAAGTTGTCGCTATGGATGCGTTCATTGCCTCTTGGGACGCGAAGATGTTTTATGATTTTGCCAGACCTTACGCCTTGGTACATAAATATTATGGAAATCAAAAAATAACAGCATGGGGAGGAGAAGGAAAAGGCATGATAGAGATGAAAGGAAATGCATGGAGGCCTTATTCCCCAGAAGTATTTTTATGCCCTCCTTTTCCCAGTTATGTATCCGGCCACAGTACCATTAGTGGAGGTTGTGCGGAAGCATTGAAAATCTGGACCGGAAGTGATGAATTTGGGGCAACGGCCACGCTTGTTTCAGGGGCAATGACAGAGCCTAATAATTTAGGAGATACTGTAACCCTACATTTCCCAACATTTACAGAAGCTGCTGAAATGGCCGGCCTTTCAAGGGTTTTGGGTGGATATCATATCCAGGCCGATAATGTTGCTGGTTTGGAATTAGGTAGAAATGTTGCCAGAGAGGCTTGGAGTTTTTATGAGGAACATATTGGTAATCATTAG
- a CDS encoding thioredoxin domain-containing protein produces the protein MKSTSRFLMLVCLFSFLSCKNSRPEKEIKKEDNELLSNDFEYTNELIAETSPYLLQHAHNPVNWKPWSDKAFTLAKEKNSLILLSIGYSTCHWCHVMEEESFEDIEVAQMMNDNFISIKVDREERPDVDIVYQTALELVQESGGWPLNAILLPNGKPVYLGTYHDKETWKSIISKFSLEYKNNPEKMEEYAKLLTSGIQDVYSGSVGSNEAFTDTNTIHEGISKWSKQWDSDWGGDVGGQKFINPSKLNFLLNYAFLSKDMKAKDHLRKTLDAILLGGIHDHLGGGFFRYSTDGQWKIPHFEKMLYDNAQILSLYAKAYRAFKDPKYLKALETTLNFIERDMKGDQGGYISALDADTNGVEGAFYVWEEEELRFQLGDDFDLFSRFYSIQKEEEWENGKYILVKRSADKEFSNAHSISESELMEYSEKWKEILLKARQTRVEPKKDDKIITSWNAILIDGFIEAYKATSKETYLTKARSTFQFLLNHNYKNEQLVHSYKEGSKQKEVFLEDYAFMAKTALNLYESTFELDYLELAKKFNNTALEKFSDESGFFSFNEKNELIAKIISTADGVLPSANAIMAHNLLKLGHLDYNQQFLNSSRKMISSMITSIVEEVQNYGQWGSLMLTETYPYFEIVVVGPNARKISVELNTYFIPNALIVGSEVPNESPLFQGRFLNNETYIYICQNRTCKLPVQTIEEALVQLSELGSYGWTQKRGLLPF, from the coding sequence ATGAAAAGTACTTCAAGGTTTCTGATGTTGGTATGTTTGTTCTCGTTTTTATCATGCAAAAATAGTAGGCCAGAAAAGGAAATTAAAAAGGAAGACAATGAACTTCTGAGCAATGATTTCGAATACACCAATGAACTTATTGCAGAGACAAGTCCTTATTTATTACAACACGCCCATAATCCGGTAAATTGGAAACCTTGGAGCGACAAAGCTTTTACACTTGCCAAGGAGAAAAATTCCCTCATCCTTTTAAGTATTGGTTATTCAACATGCCATTGGTGCCATGTTATGGAAGAAGAGTCATTCGAAGATATAGAAGTGGCTCAAATGATGAACGATAATTTTATAAGTATTAAGGTAGATAGGGAAGAAAGACCGGATGTGGATATTGTTTATCAAACGGCCTTGGAACTGGTGCAAGAATCGGGAGGTTGGCCACTTAATGCTATCTTATTGCCAAATGGAAAGCCAGTTTACTTGGGCACATATCATGACAAGGAAACCTGGAAATCTATTATCTCCAAATTTAGTTTAGAGTATAAGAACAATCCAGAAAAAATGGAGGAATATGCCAAGCTTCTTACTTCTGGGATTCAGGATGTTTATAGTGGTAGTGTGGGCAGCAATGAAGCTTTCACAGATACAAACACCATCCATGAAGGGATTTCAAAATGGTCTAAGCAATGGGATTCTGATTGGGGGGGAGATGTAGGGGGTCAAAAATTCATAAATCCTTCAAAGCTAAATTTTCTTTTGAATTATGCCTTTTTGAGTAAGGATATGAAGGCCAAGGATCACCTTAGAAAGACATTAGATGCTATTTTGTTAGGAGGTATTCACGATCACTTGGGAGGTGGTTTTTTCAGGTATAGTACAGATGGGCAGTGGAAAATTCCCCATTTTGAAAAAATGCTTTACGATAACGCCCAAATTTTAAGTTTGTACGCTAAGGCGTATAGGGCGTTCAAAGACCCAAAGTATCTTAAAGCACTAGAAACTACACTTAATTTCATTGAGCGCGATATGAAGGGAGACCAAGGAGGATATATTAGTGCCTTGGATGCCGATACCAATGGAGTAGAAGGTGCTTTTTACGTTTGGGAAGAGGAGGAGCTGAGATTTCAATTAGGGGATGATTTTGACCTATTTTCTAGATTTTATTCCATTCAGAAGGAAGAGGAATGGGAAAACGGAAAATATATTCTGGTAAAACGATCGGCGGACAAGGAATTTTCCAATGCCCATTCAATTTCAGAAAGTGAACTTATGGAGTATTCCGAAAAGTGGAAAGAGATTCTTTTGAAGGCCCGTCAAACAAGAGTTGAACCTAAAAAGGATGATAAAATAATTACGTCATGGAATGCCATATTAATAGATGGTTTTATCGAAGCTTACAAGGCTACTTCCAAGGAAACATATTTAACCAAGGCTAGAAGCACCTTTCAATTTCTATTAAATCATAATTACAAAAATGAACAGTTGGTGCACTCCTATAAGGAAGGCAGTAAGCAGAAAGAAGTTTTTCTCGAAGATTATGCTTTTATGGCCAAAACGGCCTTAAACCTTTATGAGAGTACCTTTGAACTGGATTATCTTGAATTGGCCAAAAAATTCAACAACACTGCACTTGAGAAATTTTCTGATGAGTCCGGGTTTTTTAGCTTCAATGAAAAAAATGAACTTATTGCCAAAATAATTAGTACTGCAGACGGCGTTTTGCCTTCCGCAAATGCAATTATGGCACATAACCTATTAAAACTTGGTCATTTAGATTACAACCAGCAATTTTTGAATAGTTCAAGAAAAATGATTTCTTCCATGATTACTTCAATTGTAGAAGAGGTTCAGAACTATGGGCAATGGGGTAGCTTGATGCTCACTGAAACCTATCCTTATTTTGAGATTGTAGTTGTAGGACCCAATGCCAGAAAAATTAGTGTTGAACTCAATACTTATTTTATTCCCAACGCTTTGATTGTTGGGTCCGAAGTTCCAAATGAGTCCCCCTTATTTCAAGGTAGATTTTTAAACAACGAAACTTATATTTATATCTGTCAAAACAGAACCTGTAAACTGCCTGTACAGACCATAGAAGAAGCTTTGGTTCAATTATCAGAGTTGGGCTCGTATGGATGGACCCAAAAAAGAGGATTACTACCTTTTTGA
- a CDS encoding glycoside hydrolase family 2 TIM barrel-domain containing protein, whose amino-acid sequence MKTWNLIYITTLVLVSNVGAQEIPDWENPEVNAINRLEARATFWHFNEAMLDQKITALENYIDLNGIWKFNWVTKPADRPREFYKQSYDVSNWNDIPVPSDWQMQGYGYPIYTNINYPFPKNAPFIPHDNNPVGSYKRKFNIDKTWEDHKVFIHFGGVNSAFYLWVNGQKVGYSEGSKTPAEFDISNYVKTGENDLAVEVYRWCDGSYLEDQDFWRLSGIERDVYIYATKKISFKDINSKASLHSNYKDGKLEVLVEVSNHTEKSQNQTIDIKLLDGNEIIFEGSKKIKIEGKRNLATTFVKDFLKVQSWSAEIPKLYDLQLVLTGNNGKQLDATKIKIGFRSTEIKNGQLLVNGKPILLKGVNRHEHDPLNGHVISKESMLADIMDFKKYNINAVRTAHYPNHPLWYQLCDQYGIYVVDEANIESHGYGFENGVTLAQDDMFAAMHMDRVQRMVKRDVNHPSIIYWSLGNEGGNGPNFLQAYEWIKNFDPTRPVHYEPSGRPDPEAYQPRNTDIIGWMYEQIPVIENDFLKLDAELPSAQKRPFIWCEYSHAMGNSNGNFADNWEWIRSTPQAQGGFIWDWMDQGLQKISEDGLPYYAYGGDFEPEGVYNDNHYCANGIIGSDREPHPAVWEIKKAYQPVRFGQKSTTEYQVFNENFFVTTSNYTFDWVLLEDGLVVKKEQLSLDVLEPQDTTILNIDFNYEFDRTKEYFINFHVRTSTDQSLLEKDFIVAQDQFLVQKAKNRPVISTKKKQHVKKLKNEEYIVSGEGYEYRFSQEGYGLKSILWRNQELLAEPLEMSFWRAPTDNDLGAWNVLVNPKDSIYYNWRNAGRIYELKDMKVEKGSNKMNGKQVAFTYFFLHPTINTKNKISYTVQNNGTLVIESELLPGDDSSLTNMPRYGIRFAIPGDYENVSYYGRGPHENYSDRNTAAHLGMYTSKVKEFYVPYIRPQENGYRTDVRFLSFTNAGNSGLRIEAEDVLSFSSHHNPLEDFDYGNTKGQQHTIDIVPKDKVWLHVDYKQVGVGGDDSWSKNALAKDKYQINPSLTKMSFSMSPMK is encoded by the coding sequence ATGAAAACATGGAATTTAATTTATATAACAACATTGGTCCTTGTTTCAAATGTTGGTGCTCAAGAAATCCCTGATTGGGAAAACCCGGAAGTCAATGCTATTAATAGGTTAGAAGCTAGAGCGACATTTTGGCACTTTAATGAAGCTATGTTAGACCAGAAGATTACCGCACTAGAAAACTATATCGATTTAAATGGGATATGGAAATTCAATTGGGTAACAAAACCGGCAGATAGACCAAGAGAGTTCTATAAACAAAGTTATGATGTAAGCAATTGGAACGACATACCTGTACCATCAGATTGGCAAATGCAAGGATATGGCTATCCTATTTATACCAATATTAACTATCCGTTTCCAAAGAATGCCCCATTTATTCCTCATGATAATAATCCTGTTGGTAGTTATAAACGCAAGTTCAACATAGATAAAACTTGGGAAGACCATAAAGTATTTATTCATTTTGGAGGCGTAAATTCGGCGTTTTATTTATGGGTCAATGGTCAAAAAGTAGGCTACAGCGAAGGCTCTAAGACTCCAGCGGAATTCGACATTAGCAATTACGTAAAAACTGGTGAAAATGACTTGGCGGTTGAGGTATATCGTTGGTGCGATGGGTCTTATTTAGAAGACCAGGATTTTTGGAGATTGAGTGGTATTGAACGTGATGTATATATATATGCCACAAAAAAAATAAGTTTTAAGGATATAAATAGTAAAGCGTCTCTTCACAGTAATTACAAGGATGGCAAACTTGAAGTTTTGGTTGAGGTTTCAAACCATACCGAAAAATCTCAAAATCAAACCATAGATATTAAACTATTGGATGGGAATGAAATCATTTTTGAAGGCTCAAAAAAGATTAAGATTGAAGGCAAAAGAAACCTAGCTACAACCTTTGTAAAGGATTTTTTGAAGGTACAGTCTTGGTCCGCGGAAATTCCCAAACTATATGATTTGCAATTAGTACTGACCGGTAACAATGGCAAACAATTGGACGCTACAAAGATTAAAATTGGATTTAGAAGTACTGAAATTAAAAATGGGCAATTATTGGTTAATGGAAAACCAATTCTTTTAAAGGGTGTAAACCGCCATGAGCATGATCCTTTAAATGGCCATGTGATCAGTAAGGAAAGTATGCTGGCGGATATTATGGATTTCAAGAAATATAATATAAATGCTGTACGAACAGCCCATTACCCCAACCATCCATTATGGTATCAGCTATGTGATCAGTATGGAATATATGTGGTTGATGAAGCTAATATAGAATCTCATGGTTATGGCTTTGAAAATGGTGTAACACTTGCCCAAGATGATATGTTTGCGGCAATGCATATGGATCGGGTTCAGCGAATGGTGAAACGGGATGTAAACCACCCTTCGATAATTTATTGGTCTTTGGGAAATGAGGGGGGCAATGGTCCAAACTTTCTGCAAGCATATGAGTGGATAAAGAATTTTGACCCTACGCGCCCGGTACATTATGAACCATCCGGAAGACCAGATCCAGAAGCCTACCAACCAAGAAATACGGATATTATAGGTTGGATGTACGAACAAATACCCGTAATAGAAAATGATTTTTTAAAATTGGATGCCGAACTTCCTTCAGCGCAAAAAAGACCTTTTATTTGGTGCGAATACAGTCATGCCATGGGAAATAGCAATGGAAATTTCGCTGATAATTGGGAATGGATTCGTTCAACGCCACAAGCGCAAGGCGGTTTTATTTGGGATTGGATGGACCAAGGATTACAGAAAATTTCAGAAGATGGCTTGCCATATTATGCCTATGGTGGTGATTTTGAACCTGAAGGTGTATATAACGATAATCATTATTGTGCAAATGGCATAATAGGTTCGGATAGGGAACCTCACCCCGCCGTATGGGAAATAAAAAAAGCCTATCAACCTGTACGCTTTGGACAAAAGAGCACAACAGAATATCAAGTTTTTAACGAAAATTTTTTCGTTACAACCTCAAATTACACGTTTGATTGGGTCCTTTTGGAAGATGGTCTAGTGGTTAAGAAAGAACAGCTTTCACTTGATGTTTTGGAGCCTCAAGATACCACAATATTGAATATTGATTTTAATTATGAATTTGATCGAACCAAGGAATATTTTATCAACTTCCATGTGCGCACTAGTACTGATCAATCTTTATTAGAAAAGGATTTCATTGTGGCTCAAGATCAATTCTTAGTGCAAAAGGCCAAAAATCGTCCCGTGATTTCTACTAAAAAGAAACAGCATGTGAAAAAGCTCAAAAATGAGGAATACATTGTGTCAGGTGAGGGCTATGAATATAGATTCTCTCAAGAGGGTTACGGATTAAAGTCCATATTGTGGAGGAATCAGGAACTATTGGCAGAGCCCTTGGAAATGAGTTTTTGGCGTGCCCCAACAGATAACGACTTAGGTGCATGGAATGTATTGGTGAACCCAAAGGATTCCATATATTATAATTGGAGAAATGCCGGTCGCATCTATGAATTAAAGGACATGAAGGTTGAAAAAGGCAGTAATAAGATGAATGGGAAACAGGTAGCCTTTACATACTTCTTTTTACACCCAACTATTAACACTAAGAATAAGATAAGCTATACGGTACAAAATAACGGAACGCTGGTGATTGAATCTGAATTACTTCCAGGGGATGATTCATCTTTAACCAATATGCCTAGATATGGTATTAGGTTTGCCATACCGGGAGATTATGAAAATGTATCCTACTATGGCCGCGGTCCACACGAAAACTACAGTGATAGGAATACAGCTGCCCATTTAGGTATGTATACCTCCAAAGTTAAGGAGTTTTATGTACCATATATTAGGCCCCAGGAAAACGGTTATAGAACTGATGTTAGGTTTCTATCATTCACGAACGCTGGTAACTCTGGACTGAGAATTGAAGCGGAGGATGTCCTATCATTTTCTTCCCATCATAATCCATTGGAGGATTTTGATTATGGTAATACAAAAGGCCAACAACACACGATAGACATAGTGCCCAAGGATAAGGTATGGTTACATGTAGATTATAAACAGGTAGGAGTAGGAGGAGATGATAGTTGGAGTAAAAATGCCTTGGCCAAAGATAAATACCAGATTAATCCTAGTTTAACCAAAATGAGTTTTTCAATGTCTCCAATGAAGTAA